The nucleotide sequence TTGCACCAGTTTGTTCAGATTTCGCCGGTACAACCCATACAGTCTCACCATCTTAAAGTTCTTTTATCGCTGGCCGTGCCAGGTATCTTCCTATGTATTGGGCTGCCCCTTTTACATTTTTCATCCGCCGCTCTGCATATACGTAAAATTCTTT is from Carboxydocella sporoproducens DSM 16521 and encodes:
- a CDS encoding transposase, which codes for MCYIKNNQKEFYVYAERRMKNVKGAAQYIGRYLARPAIKEL